From one Bordetella genomosp. 9 genomic stretch:
- a CDS encoding sulfatase-like hydrolase/transferase, translating to MSVENLLVIMSDEHNPKVMGCSGHPVVQTPNLDALAASGTRFTGAYTTSPVCIPARAGFACGKYIHQIGFWDNADAYDGSVPSWHHVLRERGHEVVSIGKLHFRQPGEDHGFTQEQIPMHILEGKGDLMGLIREDLPRRGGAKKMAAMAGPGETSYTFYDREICARAQVWLREQATRAHDKPWVLFVSFVAPHFPLTAPPEHYYRYWDQDLPMPKLYAREQRPGHPYLRDYAASFCYDDYFESEKDVKRALSGYFGLVSFLDENIGKVLRALDESGLAGNTRVMYTSDHGDNLGARGLWGKSTMFDEIAGVPLIMRGSDVPAGQVIDTPVSHVDCYPTIVNSVGVDFATVRDTHPGVDMRDIAAGSRPDRTVLSEYHGMGSTSGAFAIRHGRYKYIHYALYPAQLFDLESDPDELTDLAGDPHHAQVLEECRRRLYAVCDPEQVDRRAKERQAQLLAQNGGRDAVIARGDLGFTPAPGTAADFQ from the coding sequence ATGAGCGTGGAAAACCTGCTTGTCATTATGTCCGATGAACACAACCCGAAGGTAATGGGATGTTCGGGACATCCGGTCGTGCAGACACCGAATCTGGACGCGCTGGCGGCTTCGGGAACCCGGTTCACGGGCGCCTATACGACCAGCCCGGTCTGCATTCCCGCGCGTGCCGGCTTCGCCTGCGGCAAGTACATCCACCAGATCGGCTTCTGGGACAACGCCGACGCCTATGACGGCAGTGTGCCGAGCTGGCATCATGTCCTGCGCGAGCGCGGCCATGAGGTGGTGTCGATAGGGAAGCTGCATTTCCGGCAGCCGGGCGAGGACCATGGATTCACCCAGGAACAGATTCCCATGCACATCCTGGAAGGCAAGGGCGACCTGATGGGCCTGATCCGGGAAGACCTGCCGCGCCGCGGCGGCGCCAAGAAGATGGCCGCCATGGCGGGCCCTGGCGAAACCTCCTACACCTTCTATGACCGGGAAATTTGCGCTCGGGCCCAGGTCTGGCTGCGCGAGCAGGCGACGCGCGCGCACGACAAGCCGTGGGTGCTGTTCGTGTCGTTCGTCGCCCCGCATTTTCCTCTCACGGCGCCGCCGGAGCATTATTACCGCTATTGGGACCAGGACCTGCCGATGCCCAAGCTGTACGCGCGGGAGCAGCGGCCCGGCCATCCCTACTTGCGGGATTACGCCGCAAGTTTCTGCTACGACGATTACTTCGAATCGGAAAAGGACGTCAAGCGCGCCTTGTCCGGCTATTTCGGGCTGGTGTCCTTCCTGGACGAAAACATCGGCAAGGTCTTGCGGGCCCTTGACGAATCCGGGCTGGCGGGGAATACGCGCGTCATGTACACCAGCGACCACGGCGACAACCTGGGCGCACGGGGATTGTGGGGAAAGTCCACCATGTTCGACGAGATCGCCGGCGTGCCCCTGATCATGCGCGGCTCGGACGTGCCGGCTGGCCAGGTGATCGATACCCCGGTGAGCCATGTCGATTGCTATCCCACCATCGTCAACAGTGTCGGCGTGGATTTCGCCACGGTGCGGGACACGCATCCGGGCGTGGACATGCGCGACATCGCCGCCGGCAGCCGTCCCGACCGCACCGTCCTGTCGGAGTACCACGGGATGGGGTCCACGTCCGGTGCCTTCGCGATCAGGCACGGACGCTACAAATACATCCATTACGCGCTGTATCCCGCTCAGCTGTTCGACTTGGAAAGCGACCCGGATGAACTGACGGATCTCGCGGGGGACCCGCACCATGCCCAGGTGTTGGAGGAGTGCCGCCGTCGGCTGTACGCGGTGTGTGATCCGGAGCAGGTCGATCGCCGCGCCAAGGAGCGCCAGGCGCAGTTGTTGGCGCAGAACGGTGGGCGGGATGCCGTCATCGCGCGCGGCGACCTCGGCTTTACCCCGGCGCCAGGAACGGCGGCGGACTTCCAGTAG
- a CDS encoding Bug family tripartite tricarboxylate transporter substrate binding protein translates to MKWIHHKAGLSLSRALFAAALSCLMAAPAQAADAWPNRPVRVIVAYPAGGGLDFVTRVLAQQLTKKTGQTFVVENRAGASGLIGADAVVKSAPDGYTMLVASPAEVLVGPIAGQKMPYDPQRDLEPVTLAGETPLVIAVNPAVKAKSMQELLEQARGGGTTLSYGTPGNGSSMNFAGESINLVAGTSIQHVPYKGAAPAVSDLLGNHIPIGIVGMPPTVPYEKNGQLRVLAVTSDKRSGAMPNVPAMAELPGFKGYRFTNWMGVYVPAGTPKALVDRMAADIDAVLKQADTRDLLLKQGVEPVGGTPAQFAAFLASERERYTRIARERHIKTD, encoded by the coding sequence ATGAAGTGGATACACCATAAGGCCGGACTGTCGCTCAGCCGCGCTCTGTTCGCCGCGGCCTTGTCATGCCTGATGGCGGCGCCGGCGCAGGCGGCCGATGCCTGGCCCAACCGCCCGGTGCGTGTAATCGTCGCCTATCCCGCCGGCGGCGGGCTGGACTTCGTGACCCGGGTGCTGGCGCAGCAGTTGACCAAGAAGACCGGCCAGACCTTCGTGGTGGAGAATCGCGCGGGCGCTTCCGGCCTGATCGGCGCGGATGCGGTGGTAAAAAGCGCGCCGGACGGATACACGATGCTGGTGGCGTCGCCCGCCGAAGTACTGGTCGGCCCGATCGCGGGGCAGAAGATGCCTTACGACCCGCAACGCGACCTGGAACCCGTCACCCTGGCGGGCGAGACGCCGCTGGTCATCGCGGTGAACCCGGCGGTCAAGGCGAAAAGCATGCAGGAGCTGCTCGAGCAAGCCAGGGGCGGCGGCACGACGCTGTCATATGGAACGCCCGGCAATGGCAGTTCGATGAACTTCGCCGGCGAGTCCATCAACCTGGTGGCGGGGACGTCGATCCAGCACGTGCCCTACAAAGGCGCCGCACCGGCCGTGTCGGACCTGCTGGGCAACCACATTCCCATCGGCATCGTCGGCATGCCGCCCACCGTGCCCTACGAAAAAAACGGGCAGTTGCGCGTGCTGGCGGTGACCAGTGACAAGCGGTCCGGTGCCATGCCGAACGTACCGGCGATGGCGGAGCTGCCTGGATTCAAAGGGTATCGCTTCACCAACTGGATGGGCGTCTACGTACCCGCCGGTACGCCCAAGGCCCTGGTCGACAGGATGGCCGCCGATATCGACGCGGTATTGAAGCAGGCCGACACGCGGGATCTATTGCTCAAGCAGGGGGTCGAACCGGTCGGCGGCACGCCGGCGCAGTTCGCCGCCTTCCTGGCGTCCGAGCGCGAGCGCTACACCAGGATCGCCCGTGAACGGCATATCAAGACGGATTGA
- a CDS encoding alpha/beta hydrolase family protein: protein MTSSTMLAAGVRYQFLQRWDIERLNRILQVDTPEFAAIPATYTPARNAVLLYRVSYPSVIPEKGNLPTMASGLIAVPDIPAASLPMVSYQHGTVYGKQQVPSYPEQSPETQLMIAQFAGQGYAVIGADYFGLGDSPEPEGYMVKASHQQATYDMLVASRAVLADLKRDSGKLYLAGWSQGGFVTMALLERLEHAGIPVSAAATASAPLDVFVALNGFLDFPRKNDADWVSSLFILSSFSFENYYGVPGLARSVINPEYYEVSRKAYAREPFDPADIPADLHKLIRKEYFDPRFFADSAYGRLVATTQAYRWVIRTPVRNYYGDTDEAISTGLGQLAATYQHAMGSGNTRVEAVSTGATTHRGTFARAVPRWKTWFDSLPE, encoded by the coding sequence GTGACGTCCAGCACGATGCTGGCCGCCGGCGTGCGCTATCAATTCCTGCAGCGCTGGGATATCGAGCGCCTGAATCGCATCCTCCAGGTCGATACGCCCGAGTTCGCCGCCATCCCGGCCACCTATACCCCCGCCCGCAACGCAGTGCTGCTCTACCGGGTCAGCTATCCATCGGTGATTCCGGAAAAAGGCAATCTGCCTACCATGGCATCGGGCCTGATCGCCGTGCCGGATATCCCGGCGGCCAGCCTGCCCATGGTGTCGTACCAGCACGGCACGGTGTACGGCAAGCAGCAGGTGCCGTCATATCCGGAACAATCGCCCGAAACCCAGCTGATGATCGCCCAGTTCGCCGGCCAGGGCTATGCGGTAATCGGCGCCGACTATTTTGGCCTGGGAGATTCGCCGGAGCCGGAGGGCTATATGGTCAAGGCCAGCCACCAGCAGGCCACCTACGACATGCTGGTGGCCTCGCGCGCGGTACTGGCCGACCTTAAACGGGACAGCGGCAAACTGTATCTGGCCGGATGGTCGCAGGGCGGCTTCGTCACCATGGCCTTGCTGGAAAGGCTGGAACACGCCGGCATTCCGGTGAGCGCCGCCGCCACGGCAAGCGCGCCCTTGGACGTATTCGTCGCGCTCAACGGCTTCCTGGATTTTCCGCGCAAGAACGACGCCGACTGGGTGAGCAGCCTGTTCATCCTTTCGTCCTTTTCCTTCGAGAATTATTACGGCGTGCCGGGCCTGGCCCGATCCGTCATCAATCCCGAGTATTACGAGGTATCGCGCAAGGCATACGCGCGCGAGCCCTTCGATCCCGCCGACATCCCGGCCGACCTGCACAAGCTGATACGCAAGGAATACTTCGACCCCCGGTTCTTCGCCGACTCCGCCTACGGCCGCCTGGTGGCGACTACGCAGGCATACCGCTGGGTGATCCGGACGCCGGTGCGCAACTACTACGGCGATACGGACGAGGCCATCAGCACGGGCCTGGGACAACTCGCCGCCACGTATCAGCACGCCATGGGCAGCGGCAATACGCGCGTCGAGGCCGTTTCCACTGGCGCCACTACCCACCGCGGAACCTTCGCGCGAGCCGTCCCGCGGTGGAAGACCTGGTTCGACAGCCTGCCAGAATGA
- a CDS encoding peptidylprolyl isomerase, whose translation MAQATARHILVPTEQQCNELKTAIEGGADFAQVAREHSQCPSGRDGGNLGTFGPGQMVREFDEVVFSAPVNAVQGPVKTQFGYHLVEVTDRR comes from the coding sequence ATGGCCCAAGCCACCGCCCGCCACATTCTGGTTCCCACGGAACAGCAATGCAATGAACTGAAGACCGCCATCGAAGGCGGCGCCGATTTCGCGCAAGTCGCGCGTGAACATTCCCAGTGCCCTTCGGGCCGCGACGGCGGCAACCTGGGCACTTTCGGTCCCGGCCAGATGGTGCGTGAATTCGACGAAGTCGTGTTCAGCGCGCCCGTCAATGCCGTGCAAGGCCCGGTCAAGACCCAGTTCGGCTACCACCTGGTCGAAGTCACCGACCGCCGCTAG
- a CDS encoding amidohydrolase family protein: protein MIIDCHGHFTTAPPALEAWRKRQIASINDGTPAPKASELHISDDELREAIETNQLRIMKERGHDLTVFSPRASFMAHHIGDFQVSSTWTAICNEMCFRVASLFPDHFVPAAMLPQSPGVDVATCLPELKRCVEEYGNVAVNLNPDPSGGHWTSPPLSDRYWYPLYEKLVEYDVPAMVHVSQSCNACFHTTGAHYLNADTTAFMQCLDSDLFSDFPTLKLVIPHGGGAVPYHWGRFRGLAQALKKPLLQDHLLNNIFFDTCVYHQPGIDLLTRVIPIDNILFASEMIGAVRGIDPETGHYFDDTRRYVSAADITPEARYKIFEGNARRVYTRLDAQLKARGH from the coding sequence ATGATCATCGATTGCCACGGACACTTCACCACCGCCCCGCCCGCCCTGGAAGCATGGCGCAAGCGCCAGATCGCTTCGATCAACGACGGCACGCCGGCGCCCAAGGCGTCGGAGCTGCACATCAGCGATGACGAATTGCGCGAGGCGATCGAGACCAATCAGCTGCGCATCATGAAGGAACGCGGCCACGACCTGACTGTGTTCAGCCCGCGCGCCAGCTTCATGGCGCATCACATCGGCGACTTCCAGGTGTCCTCGACCTGGACGGCGATCTGCAACGAGATGTGCTTCCGCGTCGCCTCGCTGTTCCCCGACCATTTCGTGCCGGCCGCCATGCTGCCGCAGAGCCCGGGCGTGGATGTCGCCACCTGCCTGCCCGAACTGAAGCGCTGCGTGGAGGAGTACGGCAACGTCGCCGTCAACCTGAACCCGGATCCTTCGGGCGGCCATTGGACCAGCCCGCCGCTCAGCGACCGCTACTGGTATCCGCTTTACGAAAAGCTGGTCGAGTACGACGTGCCCGCCATGGTGCACGTCAGCCAGAGCTGCAACGCCTGCTTCCACACGACGGGCGCGCATTACCTGAACGCCGACACGACGGCCTTCATGCAATGCCTGGACTCCGATTTGTTCAGCGACTTCCCGACGCTCAAGCTGGTCATCCCGCACGGCGGCGGCGCGGTGCCCTATCACTGGGGCCGTTTCCGCGGCCTGGCGCAGGCATTGAAGAAGCCCCTGCTGCAGGATCACCTGCTGAACAATATCTTTTTCGATACCTGCGTCTACCATCAGCCCGGCATCGATCTGCTGACGCGGGTCATTCCCATCGACAACATCCTCTTCGCCAGCGAGATGATCGGCGCGGTGCGCGGTATCGATCCGGAAACCGGGCACTATTTCGATGACACGCGCCGCTACGTATCGGCGGCCGACATCACGCCCGAAGCGCGCTACAAGATCTTCGAAGGCAACGCCCGCCGCGTCTATACGCGCCTGGATGCGCAACTGAAGGCGCGCGGACACTGA
- a CDS encoding tripartite tricarboxylate transporter substrate binding protein — protein MNISRRRFSTAAFGMAAVAATPKIAFADDKWPSKPIRVIVPFAPGGANDLLGRAAAEGIAKNLNAQVVVENKPGAGAVIGTDYVARADNDGYTFLISAAGVISNSMIRKVHYKDSDLVPVAMVGLAPSVVVAPANSPYSTLKEFVEASKQGHGLHFATAGTGSTPHFVEGILATTYGAKLDLIPYKSGSESVTAVIGNQVDATSEASIVVLPMIRSGKLKALACTWSERIKAYPELSTAAEQGFPEIKIAHWAGVHAPKGTPDAILDKVASAVDAAMKDPANVKRLTELGIEPVGGTRADFVKFCDEERARLGAVVKATGMRQED, from the coding sequence ATGAACATCTCTCGTCGCCGTTTCAGTACGGCCGCCTTTGGCATGGCCGCCGTCGCCGCGACCCCGAAAATCGCCTTCGCGGACGACAAGTGGCCGTCCAAGCCCATCCGCGTCATCGTGCCGTTCGCGCCGGGCGGCGCCAACGACCTGCTGGGCCGCGCCGCGGCCGAAGGCATCGCCAAGAACCTGAACGCCCAGGTCGTCGTCGAGAACAAGCCGGGCGCCGGCGCGGTCATCGGCACCGACTATGTCGCGCGCGCCGACAACGACGGCTATACCTTCCTGATCAGCGCCGCCGGCGTGATCTCCAACAGCATGATCCGCAAGGTCCACTACAAGGACAGCGATCTGGTGCCGGTCGCCATGGTGGGCCTGGCGCCGTCCGTCGTGGTGGCGCCCGCGAACTCGCCCTACTCGACCCTGAAGGAATTCGTCGAAGCGTCCAAGCAAGGCCATGGCCTGCATTTCGCCACCGCCGGCACCGGCAGCACGCCGCATTTCGTGGAAGGCATCCTGGCCACCACCTACGGCGCCAAGCTGGACCTGATCCCGTACAAGAGCGGCTCCGAATCGGTCACCGCCGTGATCGGCAACCAGGTCGACGCGACGTCCGAGGCCAGCATCGTCGTGCTGCCCATGATCCGTTCCGGCAAGCTCAAGGCGCTGGCCTGCACGTGGTCCGAACGCATCAAGGCCTATCCGGAACTGAGCACCGCCGCCGAACAGGGCTTCCCCGAAATCAAGATCGCGCACTGGGCCGGCGTGCACGCGCCCAAGGGCACGCCTGACGCCATCCTGGACAAGGTCGCCAGCGCGGTGGACGCCGCGATGAAGGATCCGGCCAACGTCAAGCGCCTGACCGAACTGGGCATCGAACCCGTCGGCGGCACGCGCGCCGACTTCGTCAAGTTCTGCGACGAAGAGCGCGCGCGCCTGGGCGCGGTGGTCAAGGCCACCGGCATGCGCCAGGAAGACTGA
- a CDS encoding Bug family tripartite tricarboxylate transporter substrate binding protein has translation MDIVRRRLNAAALGLASIAVAPRIAFADDKWPSKPIRIIVPFAAGGANDLLGRAAAEGIAQYLKASVVVENKPGAGAVIGTDYVARADNDGYTFLISGAGVISNSMIRKVQYQDSDLVPVAMIGLAPSVIITPASSPYANLKDFVEASKKSHGGLHFSTAGTGSTPHFVEGILTTDYGAKLDLVPYKSGSESVSAVIGGQVDATSEASIVVLPMIRAGKLKALACTWSERIQAYPELSTAAEQGFPKIKIAHWAGVHAPKGTPDAILDKIAAGVDQAMKDPANVKRLTELGIEPVGGTRADFVKFCDEERARLGAVVKATGMRQDS, from the coding sequence ATGGATATCGTGCGACGCCGCCTGAACGCGGCCGCGCTCGGCCTTGCCAGCATCGCCGTTGCGCCCAGGATCGCTTTCGCGGACGACAAGTGGCCGTCCAAGCCCATCCGCATCATCGTCCCCTTCGCCGCGGGCGGCGCCAACGACCTGCTCGGGCGTGCCGCGGCCGAAGGCATCGCGCAATACCTGAAGGCCAGCGTCGTCGTCGAGAACAAGCCCGGCGCCGGCGCCGTCATCGGCACCGACTACGTCGCGCGTGCCGACAACGATGGCTATACCTTCCTGATCAGCGGCGCCGGCGTGATCTCCAACAGCATGATCCGCAAGGTGCAATACCAGGACAGCGACCTGGTGCCCGTCGCCATGATCGGCCTGGCGCCGTCGGTCATCATCACGCCGGCCAGCTCGCCGTACGCCAACCTGAAGGACTTCGTCGAGGCGTCGAAGAAAAGCCACGGCGGCCTGCATTTTTCGACGGCGGGCACCGGCAGCACGCCGCACTTCGTCGAAGGCATCCTGACCACCGACTACGGCGCCAAGCTCGATCTGGTGCCGTACAAGAGCGGATCGGAATCCGTGTCGGCGGTGATAGGCGGCCAGGTGGACGCCACGTCCGAAGCCAGCATCGTCGTGCTGCCCATGATCCGCGCCGGCAAGCTCAAGGCCCTGGCCTGCACCTGGTCCGAACGCATCCAGGCCTATCCGGAGCTGTCCACCGCCGCCGAACAGGGCTTTCCGAAAATCAAGATCGCGCACTGGGCCGGCGTGCATGCGCCCAAGGGCACGCCCGACGCCATCCTGGACAAGATCGCCGCCGGCGTGGATCAGGCCATGAAGGACCCGGCCAACGTCAAGCGCCTGACGGAACTGGGCATCGAGCCGGTGGGCGGCACGCGCGCGGACTTCGTCAAATTCTGCGACGAAGAGCGCGCCAGATTGGGCGCCGTGGTCAAGGCGACGGGCATGCGGCAGGACTCCTGA
- a CDS encoding chloride channel protein, with translation MTLHPDKNKGDFAASARLLRIAAIAAVIGILSTLTAYALLRLIGFFTNLFFFQRLSFDARSPADNALGLWVIVVPAIGGLIIGLIARYGTEKIRGHGIPEAIEAILFGKSRMSPKVAVLKPLSSAIAIGSGGPFGAEGPIIMTGGAIGSLIAQHFHLSGAERKTLLVAGATAGMTAVFGTPIAAVMLAVELLLFELRPRSFLPVAVACAVAGFFRPLVLEGGALFPLQTDVLGPTGLVACAVAGVVAGALSWGLSTSLYKMEDLFMKLPLHWMWWPALGGLAIGIGGYFQPRALGVGYDVIGDLLHNHLALGAVAGLILVKAVIWVISLASGTSGGVLAPLLMMGAAAGAILGPYMPGGQPGLWPMVSMAATLGGMMRAPIMAVLFAFELTHDVNALLPLLTASACAYGFTVLVMRRSILTEKIARRGYHIYREYGIDPLERHFVHEVMTAAVRTIDADVAPRVALDGYFGEGQTHRAYPVVRAGALLGMIDRDALLQGLADPAAHRMADLFGANVPIMALPGETCRTVANRLAVHGLERVPVVADAASRRLVGLISRSDLVKPSLAFSEEEERFETFRRTPLHALLRQRPAQPPGP, from the coding sequence TCGACGCGCGTTCTCCCGCGGACAACGCCCTGGGCCTGTGGGTCATCGTCGTCCCCGCCATCGGCGGCCTGATCATCGGGCTGATCGCGCGCTATGGCACGGAAAAGATCCGCGGCCACGGCATTCCGGAAGCGATCGAAGCCATCCTGTTCGGCAAGAGCCGCATGTCGCCCAAGGTGGCCGTGCTCAAGCCCTTGTCCTCGGCGATCGCGATCGGCAGCGGCGGCCCGTTCGGCGCGGAAGGCCCCATCATCATGACCGGCGGCGCCATCGGCTCGCTCATCGCCCAGCATTTCCACCTGAGCGGCGCCGAACGCAAGACCCTGCTGGTGGCCGGCGCGACGGCCGGCATGACGGCCGTCTTCGGCACGCCGATCGCGGCGGTCATGCTGGCGGTGGAGCTCCTGCTGTTCGAACTGCGGCCGCGCAGCTTCCTGCCGGTCGCGGTCGCGTGCGCGGTGGCCGGCTTCTTCCGGCCCCTGGTCCTGGAAGGCGGCGCGCTGTTTCCCCTGCAGACCGACGTGCTGGGGCCGACGGGCCTGGTCGCCTGCGCCGTCGCGGGCGTGGTCGCGGGCGCCTTGTCCTGGGGCCTGTCGACGTCGCTCTACAAGATGGAAGACCTGTTCATGAAGCTGCCGCTGCACTGGATGTGGTGGCCGGCGCTGGGCGGCCTGGCGATCGGCATCGGGGGGTACTTCCAGCCGCGCGCGCTCGGCGTGGGCTACGACGTCATCGGCGACCTGCTGCACAACCACCTGGCGCTGGGCGCCGTGGCGGGCCTGATCCTGGTCAAGGCCGTCATCTGGGTCATCTCGCTGGCGTCGGGCACCTCGGGCGGCGTCCTGGCGCCCCTGCTCATGATGGGCGCGGCGGCCGGCGCCATACTCGGCCCGTACATGCCGGGCGGCCAGCCCGGGCTCTGGCCCATGGTATCCATGGCGGCGACGCTGGGCGGCATGATGCGCGCGCCCATCATGGCGGTGCTGTTCGCCTTCGAGCTGACGCACGACGTCAACGCCCTGCTGCCGCTGCTGACCGCATCCGCCTGCGCCTATGGCTTCACGGTGCTGGTCATGCGCCGTTCCATCCTGACGGAAAAAATCGCCCGGCGCGGCTACCACATCTACCGGGAATACGGCATCGATCCGCTGGAACGTCACTTTGTTCACGAGGTCATGACGGCCGCCGTGCGCACCATCGATGCCGACGTGGCGCCGCGCGTCGCGCTGGACGGCTATTTCGGCGAAGGACAGACCCACCGTGCCTATCCCGTGGTGCGCGCGGGCGCCCTGCTCGGCATGATCGACCGCGACGCGCTGCTGCAGGGCCTGGCCGATCCGGCGGCGCACAGGATGGCTGACCTGTTCGGCGCCAACGTGCCCATCATGGCGCTGCCCGGCGAAACCTGCCGCACCGTGGCCAATCGCCTGGCCGTCCATGGCCTGGAACGCGTGCCGGTCGTCGCCGACGCCGCATCGCGCCGCCTGGTCGGCCTGATCAGCCGCAGCGACCTGGTCAAGCCGTCGCTGGCGTTTTCCGAAGAAGAAGAGCGCTTCGAGACCTTCCGCCGCACGCCCCTGCATGCGCTGTTGCGCCAGCGGCCGGCGCAGCCGCCCGGGCCTTGA